The following are encoded in a window of Solibacillus sp. FSL R7-0668 genomic DNA:
- a CDS encoding branched-chain amino acid aminotransferase — translation MTTYQISTNLTTNKKEKTPTEQLGFGQIFTDHMFVMDYIEGQGWINPTITPYAPIELSPAAMVFHYGQAVFEGLKAYMTEAGEVQLFRPERNFKRLNASNERLCIPAIDEELALEALKELIRVDRDWVPSAPGTSLYIRPFIIATEPYLGVNPAKNYKFMIIMSPVGSYYKEGINPVKILVEQHYVRAVVGGTGEAKTAGNYASSLKGSELAAQQGYSQTLWLDGKENKYVEEVGSMNIFFKIAGKVITPALNGSILPGITRDSMIQVLKSKNIAVEERAIAFEEVLTAAKDGTLEEVFGTGTAAVISPVGELKWLDEIIAINDGQIGEVTQMLYDTLTGIQYGKLEDPFGWTIKL, via the coding sequence AAAGAAAAAACACCTACAGAACAGCTTGGTTTTGGTCAAATATTTACAGACCATATGTTTGTAATGGACTATATAGAGGGACAAGGCTGGATCAATCCAACCATTACGCCATATGCTCCAATCGAGTTAAGCCCTGCCGCAATGGTGTTCCATTATGGACAGGCGGTATTTGAAGGGTTAAAGGCCTATATGACAGAGGCTGGGGAAGTACAATTATTCCGTCCAGAGCGCAATTTCAAACGCTTAAATGCTTCGAATGAGCGCCTATGTATTCCCGCGATTGATGAAGAGCTTGCATTAGAAGCATTAAAAGAATTAATTCGTGTAGATCGTGATTGGGTTCCATCTGCACCAGGGACATCCTTATATATTCGTCCGTTCATCATTGCAACGGAGCCGTATTTAGGGGTAAATCCAGCAAAGAACTATAAATTTATGATTATAATGTCGCCAGTAGGCTCTTATTATAAAGAAGGCATTAATCCGGTGAAAATTTTAGTAGAGCAGCATTATGTACGCGCCGTTGTAGGGGGTACGGGTGAAGCGAAAACAGCAGGTAACTATGCGTCAAGCCTAAAAGGTTCGGAATTAGCCGCACAACAAGGTTATTCACAAACACTCTGGCTGGATGGAAAGGAAAATAAATACGTAGAAGAAGTAGGCAGCATGAACATCTTCTTCAAAATTGCTGGCAAAGTAATTACACCCGCATTAAACGGCAGTATTTTACCAGGGATTACACGTGATTCTATGATTCAAGTGTTAAAATCAAAAAACATTGCAGTAGAAGAGCGTGCAATTGCGTTTGAAGAGGTTTTAACAGCAGCGAAGGACGGTACACTGGAAGAAGTATTTGGTACAGGTACAGCGGCTGTTATTTCTCCAGTTGGTGAGCTGAAATGGTTAGATGAAATCATCGCCATCAATGATGGTCAAATCGGGGAAGTAACGCAAATGTTATACGATACATTAACAGGTATCCAATATGGGAAATTAGAAGATCCATTTGGTTGGACGATTAAGCTATAA